The proteins below are encoded in one region of Asticcacaulis excentricus CB 48:
- a CDS encoding NrsF family protein: MVRPPHDLIEQLSEDLRAVKPLSAWRLMGLALVFAAATLFWVVGVYGMRPELSDLEQALAQPRFALLKPVVWGWAGLSALHAANALSRPEGRCHWSDLAPMAVILLSHGLALWWEVIHAGWEAATAGGFGGAALCGLTIIISVWVAMRLVTLVWLSRTASSQPRLLRLCTAFGFAGLAAAAYALHCPMDQPLYTLCVYLPAIGMVLLIEGVQKS, encoded by the coding sequence ATGGTAAGGCCGCCACACGACCTTATCGAACAGCTGAGCGAAGACCTGCGAGCCGTCAAGCCGCTCAGCGCCTGGCGGCTTATGGGCCTTGCCCTCGTCTTCGCTGCCGCGACTTTGTTTTGGGTCGTGGGCGTCTATGGGATGCGTCCGGAACTCAGCGATCTGGAACAGGCGCTGGCTCAGCCGCGTTTTGCGCTGCTCAAACCCGTGGTTTGGGGCTGGGCAGGACTGTCGGCTTTGCACGCCGCCAACGCTTTGTCACGCCCCGAAGGCCGCTGCCACTGGAGCGACCTCGCCCCGATGGCTGTCATCCTGTTGAGCCACGGCCTTGCCCTGTGGTGGGAGGTCATCCATGCAGGCTGGGAGGCCGCGACGGCGGGCGGCTTTGGCGGCGCGGCCCTTTGCGGTCTGACCATAATCATCAGCGTCTGGGTGGCCATGCGGCTGGTGACACTTGTATGGCTGAGCCGCACTGCATCGTCCCAGCCCCGGCTGCTGCGTCTGTGCACCGCGTTCGGGTTTGCCGGGTTGGCCGCCGCCGCCTATGCCCTGCATTGCCCGATGGATCAGCCGCTCTATACGCTGTGCGTCTACCTGCCAGCCATCGGCATGGTTTTGCTGATCGAAGGCGTGCAGAAGTCCTAA
- a CDS encoding NrsF family protein, whose translation MSNNDTPDLIETLSQSVNPVAPLGRRGLWLWVGLSLLAGIAFVLTTYGARPEMRVLLSEGRLAENLWAYAKTAFFLALASLAVWQVFATARPEGRLNRAQTGLLGLGLIALLTLTGIDMARNGLPVAMTGLSDGAPVCFLTILVGGMAGLGLGWALWLRHTAPGDPALFGALSAFASSAVMTVAYTLHCDHDAPAYLLLIYLAPNLVAALIGSVAGRWLFRW comes from the coding sequence ATGAGTAACAACGACACCCCCGACCTGATCGAGACCTTAAGCCAGTCCGTCAACCCGGTTGCCCCGCTTGGCCGCCGTGGCCTGTGGCTGTGGGTGGGCTTAAGCCTGCTGGCTGGCATCGCCTTTGTACTGACGACTTACGGCGCACGACCCGAAATGCGTGTGCTGCTCAGCGAAGGGCGCTTGGCTGAAAACCTGTGGGCCTATGCTAAGACGGCCTTTTTTTTGGCCCTGGCAAGCCTCGCCGTCTGGCAGGTGTTTGCCACGGCGCGACCGGAAGGTAGGCTCAACCGCGCGCAAACCGGGCTGCTGGGTCTGGGCCTGATTGCGCTTTTGACCCTAACGGGCATCGACATGGCGCGGAACGGTCTGCCCGTAGCGATGACGGGTCTGTCGGATGGCGCGCCAGTGTGCTTCCTGACCATACTGGTCGGCGGTATGGCCGGGCTGGGCTTGGGCTGGGCCCTATGGCTGCGCCACACCGCGCCCGGTGATCCGGCTCTGTTCGGGGCGCTGAGTGCCTTTGCTTCATCGGCCGTGATGACGGTCGCCTATACGCTGCATTGCGACCACGACGCCCCGGCCTATCTGCTGCTGATCTATCTGGCGCCCAATCTGGTGGCAGCCCTGATCGGCAGTGTCGCCGGGCGCTGGCTGTTCCGATGGTAA